In one Cronobacter dublinensis subsp. dublinensis LMG 23823 genomic region, the following are encoded:
- a CDS encoding YejL family protein, whose amino-acid sequence MPQVSRYSDERVEELLTELANVLSKHKAPTDLSLMVLGNMVTNVINNSVAPAQRKTLARSFADALQSSIHDDNAH is encoded by the coding sequence ATGCCACAAGTATCCCGCTATAGTGACGAACGCGTTGAAGAATTACTGACTGAACTGGCGAACGTGCTGTCAAAGCACAAAGCGCCCACCGACCTTTCCCTGATGGTGCTGGGGAACATGGTCACCAATGTTATCAATAACAGCGTGGCCCCCGCGCAGCGCAAGACGCTGGCGCGCTCCTTCGCGGATGCGTTGCAATCCTCCATTCACGACGACAACGCGCATTAA
- the yejM gene encoding LPS biosynthesis-modulating metalloenzyme YejM — MVTNRQRYREKVSQMVSWGHWFALFNILLSIVLGSRYLFIADWPTTLTGRVYSYVSLVGHFSFLVFATYLLILFPLTFIVMSQRLMRFLSAILATVGMTLLLVDSEVFTRFHLHINPVVWQVVINPDQSEMARDWQLMFIAVPVILLIEMLFATWSWQKLRSLTRRRRYARPVAALFFASFVTTHVMYIWADANFYRPVTMQRANLPLSYPMTARRFLEKHGLLDAQEYQRRLVEQGDPEAVSVQYPLSDLRYGDMGSGHNVLFITVDGLNYSRFEKQMPSLAQFAHDNINFTQHFSSGNLADNGIFGLFYGISPGYMDGVLAARTPAALITALNQQGYQLGLFASDGFSSSLYRQALLSDFSLPTAQPQSDEQTASQWVSWLNKYASEDNRWFSWVSFNGTTIDEDTQQAAFARRYARAAGNVDAQIARVLDALKASGKLDNTVVIITAGRGVPLGKQQDSFGWDRSRIQVPLVIHWPGTPAQRVTKLTDHQDVMTTLMQRLLHVRTPANEYSQGEDLFSPARRNNWVVSADNNTLAVTTPQMTLVLDNNGNYRMYDLRGERMNEDKPQLSLLLQVLTDEKRFIAN; from the coding sequence ATGGTGACTAACCGTCAGCGCTACCGTGAAAAAGTCTCCCAGATGGTCAGTTGGGGGCACTGGTTCGCCCTGTTCAATATTCTGCTGTCCATTGTTCTTGGTAGCCGCTATCTGTTTATCGCCGACTGGCCCACGACGCTGACGGGCCGGGTTTACTCCTACGTAAGCCTGGTGGGCCACTTTAGCTTTCTGGTCTTCGCGACCTATCTGCTAATCCTCTTCCCGCTGACGTTTATCGTGATGTCGCAGCGGCTGATGCGCTTCCTGTCGGCTATTCTCGCGACCGTCGGCATGACGCTGCTGCTGGTCGACAGCGAAGTCTTTACCCGCTTCCACCTGCACATCAACCCGGTGGTCTGGCAGGTGGTGATCAACCCCGATCAGAGCGAAATGGCCCGCGACTGGCAGCTGATGTTTATCGCGGTGCCGGTCATTCTGCTTATCGAGATGCTGTTCGCTACCTGGAGCTGGCAGAAGCTGCGCAGCCTGACGCGTCGACGCCGTTACGCGCGCCCCGTGGCGGCGCTCTTTTTCGCCTCGTTCGTTACCACGCACGTGATGTATATCTGGGCCGACGCGAATTTCTATCGCCCCGTCACGATGCAGCGCGCGAATCTGCCGCTCTCCTACCCGATGACGGCGCGCCGTTTTCTGGAAAAACACGGTCTGCTGGACGCGCAGGAGTATCAGCGTCGGCTGGTGGAGCAAGGCGATCCGGAAGCCGTCAGCGTGCAGTATCCGCTCAGCGACCTGCGCTACGGCGACATGGGCTCTGGTCATAACGTTCTGTTTATCACGGTCGATGGCCTGAACTACTCACGCTTTGAAAAACAGATGCCGTCGCTCGCGCAGTTTGCGCATGACAACATTAACTTTACCCAGCATTTCAGCTCGGGGAACCTCGCGGATAACGGCATTTTCGGCCTGTTCTACGGGATTTCGCCGGGCTATATGGATGGCGTGCTGGCCGCGCGCACGCCGGCGGCGCTCATCACCGCGCTGAACCAGCAGGGGTATCAGCTCGGCCTGTTCGCCTCCGACGGTTTCAGCAGTTCGCTGTATCGTCAGGCGCTGCTCTCCGACTTCTCGCTCCCGACGGCGCAGCCGCAGAGCGACGAGCAGACCGCGTCACAGTGGGTCAGTTGGCTGAATAAATACGCCTCCGAGGATAACCGCTGGTTCTCATGGGTGTCGTTTAACGGCACCACGATCGACGAAGATACCCAGCAGGCGGCCTTTGCACGTCGCTACGCCCGCGCGGCAGGCAATGTGGACGCGCAGATAGCCCGCGTGCTGGACGCGCTTAAAGCGAGCGGCAAGCTTGATAACACCGTCGTGATTATCACCGCGGGCCGCGGCGTGCCGCTTGGCAAACAGCAGGACAGCTTCGGCTGGGATCGCTCGCGCATTCAGGTGCCGCTGGTTATCCACTGGCCGGGCACGCCAGCGCAGCGCGTCACTAAACTGACCGATCATCAGGATGTCATGACGACCCTGATGCAGCGCCTGCTGCACGTGCGCACCCCGGCGAATGAGTATTCGCAGGGCGAGGATCTCTTCTCCCCTGCCCGTCGCAACAACTGGGTGGTGAGCGCGGATAACAACACGCTGGCGGTGACGACGCCGCAGATGACACTGGTGCTGGATAACAACGGCAACTACCGGATGTACGACCTGCGCGGCGAGCGGATGAATGAGGATAAACCGCAGCTCAGCCTGCTGTTGCAGGTACTGACGGATGAAAAACGGTTCATTGCTAACTGA
- a CDS encoding site-specific integrase, which yields MNTSPWNKDRIVGQKRPLQISHIWGIRIRLELEGKTRDLALFNMALDSKLRGCDLVKLKVSDVAYGSSVSSRATVLQLKTGSPVQFEITKGTREAVATLIKLGNLHSKDFLFRSRVGTNQHISTRQYTRIFHGWAEKLGLDDSLYSTHSMRRTKPYLIYKKTKNLRVVQLLLGHKKLESTVRYLGIEVDDALEISESIEV from the coding sequence ATGAACACGTCACCGTGGAACAAAGACCGTATCGTCGGCCAAAAAAGACCACTTCAGATATCCCATATCTGGGGGATCCGAATCAGACTTGAACTGGAAGGTAAAACGCGCGATTTGGCGCTGTTCAATATGGCCTTGGACAGTAAGCTACGAGGTTGTGATCTGGTAAAACTCAAAGTATCTGATGTTGCATATGGTAGCTCTGTTTCAAGCAGAGCAACGGTGTTGCAACTGAAAACCGGTAGCCCTGTGCAATTTGAGATAACCAAAGGGACAAGAGAAGCTGTTGCTACATTGATAAAGCTTGGCAATTTGCACAGTAAAGATTTCTTGTTTCGGTCTCGGGTCGGAACTAACCAGCACATTTCAACCCGGCAATACACCCGAATCTTTCATGGGTGGGCAGAAAAGCTTGGTCTCGATGATTCGCTTTACAGCACACATTCCATGAGAAGAACAAAACCTTACCTGATCTACAAGAAAACCAAGAATCTTCGAGTGGTCCAGCTACTTTTAGGTCACAAAAAACTCGAAAGTACCGTCCGTTATCTCGGAATTGAAGTGGATGATGCCCTGGAGATATCTGAGTCTATTGAAGTTTAA
- a CDS encoding LysR family transcriptional regulator — protein sequence MARRNLNDLLSFITVAREGSFTRAAAQLGVTQPALSQAISGLEERMKIRLLTRTTRSVSPTAAGERLLQSVGQRIDEIEAELDMLTALREKPAGTVRITCGPNVLKNTLLPRLTPLLREYPDIHLEFDANHGFRDIVADRFDAGVRLGDTIDKDMIAVPIGPKLRMAAAASPEYFALCPPPQTPRDLVQHSCINERMVQSGKIYAWEFEQENGKFHVRVEGQLTFNTSEHVVDAALAGLGIAFLPEEEFGAHLSNGKLIRVLEEWCRPFPGYYLYYPSRKQPSPAFSLVVDALRINLKI from the coding sequence ATGGCCAGACGCAATCTCAACGATTTACTCTCTTTCATCACCGTGGCGCGCGAGGGTAGCTTTACGCGCGCGGCCGCGCAGCTGGGCGTGACTCAGCCGGCGCTCAGTCAGGCGATTTCCGGACTTGAGGAGCGCATGAAGATACGCCTGCTGACACGCACAACGCGCAGTGTGTCGCCAACGGCGGCTGGCGAACGGCTGCTGCAGTCCGTAGGGCAACGCATTGATGAAATTGAAGCGGAACTGGATATGCTGACGGCGTTGCGGGAAAAACCAGCAGGCACGGTGCGTATCACTTGCGGACCAAATGTATTAAAAAACACCCTGTTGCCCCGACTGACGCCCCTGTTGAGGGAATATCCCGATATTCACCTTGAGTTCGATGCCAACCACGGATTCCGGGATATTGTGGCGGATCGTTTTGATGCCGGTGTGCGGCTCGGGGACACTATCGACAAGGACATGATTGCCGTGCCGATCGGCCCGAAGCTGCGCATGGCAGCTGCGGCTTCCCCGGAGTATTTCGCCCTGTGTCCTCCCCCTCAGACGCCACGCGATCTTGTGCAACATAGCTGTATTAATGAGCGGATGGTTCAGTCGGGGAAAATTTACGCCTGGGAATTTGAACAGGAAAACGGCAAATTTCACGTTCGGGTTGAAGGGCAATTAACGTTTAATACGTCTGAACACGTCGTGGACGCAGCGCTTGCCGGTCTCGGAATTGCTTTTTTGCCTGAAGAGGAGTTCGGTGCGCACCTCAGCAATGGAAAACTGATTCGGGTGCTTGAGGAGTGGTGTCGGCCTTTTCCGGGTTACTATCTTTATTACCCCAGCCGTAAGCAACCTTCGCCGGCCTTTTCACTCGTTGTGGATGCGTTGCGTATTAACCTGAAAATTTAA
- a CDS encoding cyclophilin-like fold protein, protein MKIEIVVDGETATATLFDTPTGRDFALLLPLSLTLEDYAEIERISNLPRRLSTAQAPDGMTPEAGDITFYAPWGNLAIFVQGRSYARSLIPVGKVDSGLPALQRHGPLSVQIRATD, encoded by the coding sequence ATGAAAATTGAGATCGTTGTGGACGGAGAAACCGCTACCGCCACTCTCTTTGACACCCCAACGGGTCGGGATTTTGCCTTATTGCTTCCTCTCTCTCTGACACTGGAAGACTATGCCGAGATTGAGCGCATCAGCAACCTGCCCCGCAGGCTTTCCACAGCACAGGCTCCTGACGGCATGACGCCCGAAGCCGGGGACATTACCTTCTATGCCCCCTGGGGCAATCTGGCGATTTTTGTTCAGGGCAGATCTTACGCCCGGTCACTGATTCCGGTAGGCAAAGTGGACTCAGGATTACCCGCACTTCAGCGTCATGGACCTCTGTCGGTGCAAATCAGGGCAACTGACTGA
- a CDS encoding MFS transporter yields the protein MSNQTDDNRKKTTDDSKHPAHWGAVFAMTLCVFALIASEFMPVSLLTPMAQSLRVTEGMAGQGIAISGAFAVVTSLFISILSGSLNRKTLLLGLTCLMAVSGAVIAMAPDYLTYMAGRALIGIVVGGFWSMSAATAMRLVPVHRVPLALAIFNSGNALATVVAAPLGSWLGSVIGWRGTFFCLVPVALVALIWQRLSLPSMPVVHQKAKSANVFTLFRRRVVTLGMLGVGIFFMGQFTLFTYIRPFLETVTREDAAEVTGVLLVIGIAGFIGTTLIGRVLKRSFYLTLMAIPVLMAFTALALIIFGSQPAIVVVLLGLWGLISTAAPVRWWAWVPHTFPQNAEAGGGLMVAMVQLSIALGSTVGGLLFDHHGYQSTFLASAAMLIIATVLIFMTSRADPSA from the coding sequence ATGAGTAATCAGACAGACGATAACCGAAAAAAAACCACCGACGACAGTAAACATCCTGCGCACTGGGGGGCCGTTTTTGCCATGACACTTTGTGTCTTTGCACTTATTGCCTCCGAATTTATGCCCGTCAGCCTGCTGACCCCAATGGCACAAAGCCTGAGAGTCACCGAAGGCATGGCCGGGCAAGGCATCGCGATTTCCGGGGCATTTGCCGTGGTAACCAGCCTGTTTATTTCCATATTGTCAGGCTCGCTCAACCGTAAAACCCTTCTGCTTGGCCTGACATGCCTGATGGCTGTTTCGGGCGCGGTCATCGCCATGGCCCCTGATTACCTGACCTATATGGCGGGCCGGGCCCTGATTGGCATCGTGGTGGGGGGATTCTGGTCGATGTCAGCCGCCACGGCGATGCGTCTGGTACCGGTGCATCGCGTTCCGCTGGCATTGGCCATTTTCAACAGCGGCAATGCCCTGGCAACAGTCGTGGCTGCCCCTCTGGGGAGCTGGCTTGGTTCGGTTATTGGTTGGCGCGGGACCTTCTTTTGCCTGGTTCCGGTCGCGCTCGTCGCGCTTATCTGGCAACGACTCAGCCTGCCTTCCATGCCTGTCGTCCATCAAAAAGCGAAGTCCGCTAACGTCTTCACACTGTTTCGCCGCCGGGTGGTGACACTCGGCATGCTGGGTGTGGGGATCTTCTTTATGGGGCAGTTCACGCTCTTTACCTACATCCGGCCCTTCCTTGAAACCGTCACGCGGGAGGATGCCGCAGAAGTAACAGGTGTCCTGCTGGTTATCGGTATCGCGGGTTTCATCGGCACAACCCTGATTGGCCGGGTGCTGAAACGCAGTTTCTACCTGACTCTGATGGCGATACCGGTGTTGATGGCGTTCACCGCGCTGGCACTGATTATCTTCGGCAGTCAGCCAGCCATTGTCGTTGTACTGCTGGGACTATGGGGGCTCATTTCTACCGCAGCACCAGTGAGATGGTGGGCGTGGGTTCCACATACTTTCCCGCAGAATGCCGAAGCCGGCGGCGGACTGATGGTCGCGATGGTGCAGTTGTCCATTGCGCTCGGTTCAACCGTGGGAGGGCTGCTTTTTGACCATCACGGCTACCAGAGTACTTTTCTGGCCAGCGCCGCAATGCTGATTATTGCCACCGTACTTATTTTCATGACCTCACGTGCAGATCCCTCTGCCTGA
- a CDS encoding NAD(P)-dependent alcohol dehydrogenase — MTIKAYGASAGTSPLEPMDITRRAPGAHDVQIDIAFCGVCHSDIHQVRSEWAGTLYPCVPGHEIVGRVMAVGEHVSDFRAGDLVGVGCIVDSCKHCTDCEEGLENYCDHMTGTYNFPTPDAPGHTLGGYAQQIVVHERYVLRVSHPESQLAAVAPLLCAGITTYSPLRHWKAGPGKKVGVVGIGGLGHMGIKLAHAMGAHVVAFTTSESKREAARALGADEVVVSRHAGEMENHVKSFDLILNTVAAPHNLDAFTALLKRDGTMTLVGAPATPHDSPEVFNLIMKRRAIAGSMIGGIPETQEMLDFCAEHNIVADIELIRADEINAAYERMLRGDVHYRFVIDNATLAS; from the coding sequence ATGACCATTAAAGCTTACGGCGCCAGTGCGGGCACATCACCGCTCGAACCCATGGATATCACCCGCCGCGCCCCTGGCGCGCATGATGTTCAAATCGATATTGCCTTTTGCGGTGTCTGTCACTCAGATATCCACCAGGTACGTTCAGAGTGGGCAGGAACGCTGTATCCCTGTGTGCCAGGACATGAAATTGTCGGCCGCGTGATGGCCGTTGGCGAGCACGTCTCTGACTTTCGTGCCGGGGATCTGGTGGGCGTCGGCTGCATTGTCGACAGCTGTAAACACTGTACCGACTGTGAAGAGGGGCTGGAGAACTACTGCGACCATATGACCGGGACATACAACTTCCCGACGCCAGATGCGCCGGGTCATACCCTGGGCGGATATGCGCAGCAGATTGTGGTGCATGAACGCTATGTTCTGCGCGTCAGTCACCCGGAATCGCAACTGGCCGCTGTCGCCCCCTTACTCTGTGCAGGGATCACGACTTACTCGCCATTGCGCCACTGGAAAGCCGGCCCCGGCAAGAAAGTCGGTGTTGTGGGCATCGGCGGGCTGGGGCATATGGGGATCAAACTGGCTCATGCCATGGGGGCACACGTTGTGGCCTTCACCACCTCGGAGTCCAAACGTGAAGCCGCCAGAGCGCTTGGGGCTGATGAAGTGGTGGTTTCACGCCATGCAGGAGAGATGGAAAACCATGTCAAAAGTTTTGATTTAATTCTGAATACTGTTGCAGCGCCGCATAATCTCGATGCGTTCACCGCCCTGCTGAAACGCGACGGCACCATGACCCTCGTGGGCGCGCCTGCCACACCACACGACTCGCCAGAAGTCTTCAACCTCATCATGAAGCGTCGGGCTATTGCCGGTTCGATGATTGGCGGCATTCCTGAAACACAGGAGATGCTCGATTTCTGTGCTGAACACAATATTGTCGCCGACATTGAGCTGATCCGTGCCGACGAGATTAACGCAGCCTACGAACGCATGCTCAGAGGCGATGTGCATTACCGCTTTGTCATTGATAACGCCACGCTGGCTTCCTGA
- a CDS encoding alpha/beta hydrolase: protein MRKLTLALGLLFSAFATSAADMSRGADNFYKSDKVTQQKVTFKNQYQMNVVGNLFMPKTINQNAKNPAIVVGHPMGAVKEQSSNLYAQKLAEQGFVTLAIDLSYWGESEGKPRHLIAPEIYTDDFSAAVDYLSTQAFVDPKNIGVLGICGSGSFVISAAKIDPRMKAIATVSMYDMGSAFRNGLNHSQTIEQRKAFIQSAIEQRFAEFKGGETAYIPGTVNKLDASTPEIQREFFDFYRTERGGYTAQGEKEELTTKPMLSSIGKFMNFYPFNDIETISPRPMLFITGDQAHSKEFSEDAYKRAGQPKELYVVPGAGHVDLYDRTDLIPFSKLADFFRNNLK, encoded by the coding sequence ATGAGAAAACTGACCTTAGCCCTGGGACTACTTTTCAGCGCTTTTGCCACCTCCGCTGCTGATATGTCCAGAGGTGCGGATAACTTTTATAAAAGCGATAAGGTGACGCAGCAGAAAGTCACCTTTAAAAACCAGTATCAAATGAACGTGGTCGGCAATCTGTTTATGCCGAAAACAATCAATCAGAACGCCAAAAACCCGGCAATTGTCGTGGGCCACCCGATGGGGGCGGTCAAAGAACAGAGCTCAAATCTTTATGCGCAGAAGTTGGCTGAGCAGGGGTTTGTCACGCTGGCTATCGATCTGTCTTATTGGGGGGAAAGCGAAGGTAAACCCCGGCATCTGATCGCGCCGGAAATCTATACGGATGACTTTAGCGCAGCGGTGGATTACCTGAGCACGCAGGCGTTCGTTGACCCGAAAAACATCGGCGTGCTGGGTATCTGCGGCAGCGGAAGTTTTGTTATCAGTGCTGCCAAAATCGATCCGCGCATGAAAGCTATTGCTACGGTGAGCATGTATGACATGGGATCGGCATTCCGAAACGGACTGAACCATTCCCAGACAATTGAGCAGCGCAAGGCTTTCATCCAGTCGGCTATTGAGCAGCGGTTTGCCGAATTCAAAGGGGGAGAGACAGCGTACATTCCGGGCACCGTGAATAAACTGGACGCCTCCACGCCGGAAATTCAGCGCGAGTTCTTTGATTTCTACCGTACTGAGCGCGGTGGCTACACCGCCCAAGGTGAGAAAGAGGAACTGACGACGAAACCGATGCTGAGCAGTATCGGCAAATTCATGAACTTCTACCCGTTCAACGATATTGAAACCATTTCACCGCGTCCGATGCTGTTTATTACCGGCGACCAGGCCCACTCCAAAGAGTTCAGCGAGGACGCTTACAAACGTGCCGGTCAGCCTAAAGAGCTGTATGTCGTACCTGGCGCAGGACACGTCGATTTATACGATCGAACCGACCTTATCCCCTTTAGCAAGCTGGCAGACTTTTTCCGTAACAACCTGAAATAA
- a CDS encoding aldo/keto reductase → MNYKHLGRTGLRVSRIGLGTMNFGELTDEPTSFRIMDEAVDSGINFFDTADVYGGPQSPDMAKGYGTSEEIIGNWLARSGQRDRIVLATKVYQPMDTGPNDKYLSAYHIRRACEASLKRLKTDHIDLYQMHHIDRNTPWEEIWQAMEQLIREGKISYVGSSNFAGWDIATAQCKADARNLLGLASEQSLYNLTQRTAELEVIPALRHYGIGLIPWSPVGMGMLGGVLQKMAAGRRAAPHMQERINHFRPQLEAWEALCEEIGETPADVALAWLLQNPVVTTVLSGPRTVEQLRQNLNALSVKLSAQTLKKLDTLWPGPGGEAPEAYAW, encoded by the coding sequence ATGAACTACAAACATCTGGGCCGAACTGGCCTGCGGGTGAGCCGCATCGGTCTTGGGACCATGAACTTCGGTGAACTGACGGATGAACCGACCAGCTTCAGGATTATGGATGAGGCCGTGGATTCAGGGATTAACTTTTTCGATACCGCTGACGTTTACGGCGGGCCTCAGTCACCGGATATGGCAAAGGGTTACGGCACATCTGAAGAGATCATCGGTAACTGGCTGGCCCGTAGCGGCCAGCGTGACCGTATCGTGCTGGCCACGAAAGTTTACCAGCCGATGGACACGGGGCCGAACGACAAATACCTGTCCGCCTACCATATCCGACGGGCGTGTGAGGCCAGTCTGAAAAGACTGAAGACAGACCATATTGACCTCTACCAGATGCACCATATCGACCGGAACACTCCCTGGGAGGAAATCTGGCAGGCCATGGAACAGCTGATCCGCGAGGGTAAAATCAGCTACGTGGGCAGCAGCAACTTTGCCGGCTGGGACATCGCGACTGCACAGTGCAAGGCTGACGCTCGCAACTTGCTGGGACTGGCATCAGAACAGAGCCTGTACAATCTGACCCAGCGCACGGCTGAGCTGGAAGTCATTCCGGCGCTGCGTCATTACGGCATTGGCCTGATCCCCTGGAGCCCGGTCGGGATGGGGATGCTGGGTGGTGTATTGCAAAAAATGGCAGCAGGGCGCAGAGCTGCTCCCCATATGCAGGAACGAATCAATCATTTTAGACCACAACTGGAAGCCTGGGAAGCGCTCTGTGAAGAGATTGGCGAAACCCCGGCCGACGTCGCGCTCGCCTGGTTACTGCAAAATCCGGTGGTCACTACTGTACTCAGCGGACCACGGACGGTTGAACAACTTCGCCAGAATCTCAATGCCTTATCTGTAAAACTGTCGGCGCAAACGCTTAAAAAACTGGATACCCTCTGGCCCGGGCCGGGCGGAGAGGCTCCTGAAGCCTACGCCTGGTAA
- a CDS encoding AAA family ATPase, with product MMHTFDPFQANVSIFAGRSKLIVALEREAINRRCVLLFGGRQSGKTTLLLKVHETLQRSVSVENLDTFTCPVYIDLTRLPVEATPSDFFTYLVVRTIESCKATIDGFPINSLEENRCVTVEDFSSRILSITSSAGNVDLTILFLIDESERVLGERFPRGFQDNLFTILYGSELAAQAKIGMVFAGAQQLFVFSEDDTSPIGSRAAYYYIQNFSKDDVGVLVKNIETSYALSIEENVALKLHSITGGHAGLTVRLWDFIQRNEINTVEHLSSSLAIFRTECSQLLRLWAVALSKQARAVHDVLAVNDKIPNSQVVSIFKDHGWDPMLSEKAIDELLFTGIGKYENGFLSAINEVYWGYIKEYIFVDEVPPAPHNDMNDGPTHDAIWSLIESAEISLRSYVRYIYEKTFGVAVQAKIEQALGGAAFKKVQGNVVKSNARYKYTPRDQILGIFDGLYLGQLGQLMLWRDAWAAFSHLAQDKRELEIMLAPINAVRTDKAHFYSVPIRELIRCKLHCEDLIYLIDQHSPKNTL from the coding sequence ATGATGCATACGTTTGACCCTTTTCAAGCCAACGTCAGTATCTTTGCTGGTAGAAGCAAACTTATAGTTGCTCTGGAGCGCGAGGCTATAAACAGAAGATGTGTGCTACTTTTTGGCGGACGTCAAAGCGGGAAGACAACGCTTCTCCTTAAGGTTCATGAGACTTTGCAGCGATCTGTCAGCGTCGAAAATCTTGATACCTTCACTTGCCCTGTTTATATTGACCTTACCAGACTTCCTGTAGAAGCAACCCCCAGCGACTTCTTTACTTACTTGGTTGTGAGGACTATTGAGTCGTGTAAGGCCACGATTGATGGGTTTCCTATAAATTCCCTCGAAGAAAACAGGTGCGTCACAGTAGAAGATTTTTCATCACGAATATTAAGTATAACCAGTAGTGCTGGCAACGTTGATTTAACAATCTTATTTCTCATAGACGAATCTGAGCGTGTTTTGGGTGAGCGTTTTCCACGCGGATTCCAAGATAACCTTTTTACTATTCTTTATGGGTCAGAATTAGCTGCTCAAGCAAAAATAGGTATGGTTTTTGCGGGGGCTCAACAGCTTTTTGTGTTTTCGGAAGATGATACATCGCCTATAGGTAGTCGAGCGGCATATTATTATATCCAGAACTTTTCAAAAGATGACGTGGGTGTTCTTGTAAAGAACATTGAAACAAGTTATGCACTCTCTATCGAAGAAAATGTTGCTCTCAAACTACATTCCATAACTGGAGGCCATGCAGGGCTTACGGTTAGGTTGTGGGACTTTATTCAACGTAACGAGATAAATACTGTTGAGCATCTTTCTTCGTCGCTTGCGATTTTCCGCACAGAGTGCAGTCAGCTTTTGCGCCTTTGGGCGGTGGCTTTGTCGAAACAAGCGCGAGCTGTTCATGATGTACTGGCGGTCAATGATAAAATCCCTAACAGTCAAGTAGTCTCCATCTTTAAAGATCATGGTTGGGACCCGATGCTTTCTGAAAAGGCCATTGACGAGCTTTTATTCACTGGTATCGGTAAATATGAAAACGGCTTTCTTAGTGCAATTAATGAAGTATATTGGGGTTATATAAAAGAGTATATTTTTGTCGATGAAGTTCCACCCGCCCCCCACAATGACATGAATGATGGCCCCACGCACGATGCCATCTGGAGTTTAATTGAAAGTGCTGAAATCAGCCTTCGCTCCTATGTGCGATACATTTACGAAAAAACTTTTGGTGTGGCTGTTCAGGCAAAGATTGAGCAGGCTCTTGGAGGCGCTGCTTTTAAGAAGGTGCAGGGAAATGTCGTTAAGTCTAATGCGCGCTACAAATATACTCCACGAGACCAGATTTTAGGAATCTTTGATGGCCTATATCTGGGCCAGCTTGGTCAATTAATGCTATGGAGAGACGCGTGGGCAGCCTTCAGTCATCTTGCGCAAGACAAACGAGAGTTGGAAATAATGCTGGCTCCGATCAATGCTGTGCGTACGGATAAAGCCCATTTTTACAGTGTTCCAATCAGGGAGCTTATTCGATGCAAATTACATTGTGAGGATTTGATTTATTTGATAGATCAGCATAGCCCCAAAAACACATTGTAA